The following DNA comes from Anaerosoma tenue.
TACGGGTCCGGGCATACGGGCCGACCTGGTCGCCAACATCTTCGAGCCGTTCACGCAGGGCGACGTGGCGTCGGGCGCTGTACCCGAGGGCACGGGACTCGGCCTGTCGATCTCACGGGAGCTCGCGCGGGTCCTTGGCGGAGATGTGGATGTGGCGAGCGAGGAAGGCGCGGGCTCCACGTTCACGCTCACGCTCCCGCGCTGACGGGGTGATACCGGGGCGGGTTCCGGTCTCTAGTGCGCGACTGTATGCAGGTCGAGCTTGACCTCCACGTCGGCCAGCAGCTTCTCCATGCTGTATCGGCTTGCCATCCACTGTGGGAGTCCTACCGACTTGGTCCCGTCGGGACGCTTCACCCAGACGGTGTGGCTCGCGTCGCACGAGATGCTGCATCCCGCCGAGCCGAACCGGCTCCTGCACGCCTCAAGGATGCCGCTGCCTCCATCGTCGTATTCGACGGGGGCCTCGAGCTCGGCCGTCTTGGCGTTCTGTAGGCGCTGGGGCGAGTTGTACATTCTCCACACTTCCGTTCGGTAGACCCGCAGAGTGCCGGACTCCCGCACAGGCCGCGCCGCGTGATCTGCAGCCAGGTGTGCCCGGGGATGTCGGCACTGATCGTTCGGAGAAACTCAAATATATCATGTCTTGTGAAACAATCGCAATCTGTGATGTAATCGTTCGCCGAACGGTTGCGTGCTCCATACGCGGCCACGAGCGAAAGGGTGCGCATGAGCGAGACGATCCGGGAGCGCGATGAGCGTGAGATCGTGCGCGGGCTCCACGCTGTCAACGAGGAGCTCCACAAGGTGAATCTCTCGGCATGGCTGGAGCTCGGTCTGCCAGCGGCGCAGCTCAAGGCGCTCGTCGCGATCGCAAGCGGCGATGGCCGCTCGATCACCGGACTCGCCGGTGAGCTCGGCATCGGCGAACCGGCAGCCAGCCAGGTGGTCGAGCAGCTGGTCAGGCGGGGGTACGTCAGCAGAGACGCCGACCCGGGCGACAGGCGCCGCGTGGTGGTCACCACCACGGAGCAGGGGAGCGAGCTCGTGTCCGGGTTGCGCCAGGGCAGACGGGAACATGTGCATCAATGGCTTGGCTCGCTGGACGATGATGACGTTCACGCGCTGGCCCGGGGCCTGGGCGCTCTCGCGCAAGCCGCCCGCAACGGCGGCGCTCTCTGAGGCCTACGGACGCACCATGGCTCTGAGCGGCCCGAACAGCCCTTCGTCCGACCACTCACGCCAGACGAAGTAGGCGAGCAGCGCTCCTCCGGCGATATCGATCGAGTAGTGTCCGCGTGAGACGAGCATGGTGATCGCCATCACCCCGAGCAGGGCCACACCCGTTGTGTGCAGACGCGGCGCTTCGCGGCGGCCCACGAGCAGCAGGAGCAGCACGACCACGGCGGTATGCCCCGACGGGAACAGGCCGTTCTCGAACAGCGGGAACGGAAGCACCGAGCCTGCCCGGTCGTGCGCCAGCGGGGTGAGCAT
Coding sequences within:
- a CDS encoding MarR family winged helix-turn-helix transcriptional regulator, producing the protein MSETIRERDEREIVRGLHAVNEELHKVNLSAWLELGLPAAQLKALVAIASGDGRSITGLAGELGIGEPAASQVVEQLVRRGYVSRDADPGDRRRVVVTTTEQGSELVSGLRQGRREHVHQWLGSLDDDDVHALARGLGALAQAARNGGAL
- a CDS encoding phosphatase PAP2-related protein, which encodes MPVASRDLIRRTAVVSVMAAAAVIATEAASRVIASRFPDRPAAPDLAYEVLPHVPAASYLTLAAMVALLLMLGARLIRRHPAHIPEYVASVALMYLLRAALTMLTPLAHDRAGSVLPFPLFENGLFPSGHTAVVVLLLLLVGRREAPRLHTTGVALLGVMAITMLVSRGHYSIDIAGGALLAYFVWREWSDEGLFGPLRAMVRP